The nucleotide window TTCACTCCATCTTTCTCTATTTATGTGACGTGTGAGTCTGAAGAAGAAATTTATAATTTGTATGAAAATCTTTTGAAAGATGGACAATCACTCATGCCGCTTGGTAACTATGGTTTCAGCAAGCAATTTGCGTGGCTGAACGACAAATTTGGTGTATCATGGCAATTAAATTTACCTAGCTGAACAGAAAAAATAGACATAAAAAGCCAGTCTAACATCATTTAGGCTGGCTTTTTACTAACTATTTATTGATTCAATCGCATTTTCACTAGAACAGTTTTAATAGCAAAGTAACTTACATCTTCAGGTAATGCTTCTTTCAGCGGTTTTAATTTCTCGCCGCCCAGTTCTATGATTACTTTTCGTATTGTTGCTTCCTGCTCCTGTGAAAGAAAATGTTCCCACTGTACTTCTTTTCCTTCCTCCGCACATTGCAAGATGTGATTTTCAATTGTAAGCAAGGATAAATTTCGTTCTTGGGCAATATCTCGTAAAGTGTAGCCTTGCTTGTATAACGCATAACTTACAAGATGTGAAGCTTCTTTCTTTTCCTTCGTTACAACCCTTTGGCTGGACGGCATTACGCCATTTTCAGTCACATACCTATCAATAATAGCTATAAAACGCTTCCCGTAGCGCTCTTGCTTTTGCTGACCGACGCCTTTTACACTGAGGATTTCTTCAGTCGTTTGTGGTAGTTTTGCTGCCATATCACGAAGTGTCTGATCAGAGAAAATAACGAACGGTGGTACACCTTCTTCATCGGCAATTTCCTTACGTAGTCCGCGCAGCATTTCAAATAAAGCATCATCAGTAGAAACTTGTACAATTCGCACTTGTTCCTTTCGTAGTACTTGTGTTTTTCCAAGTAATACTTCTTTTCCTTCATTACTCACAAATAAAACCGGATATTGCCCATCTGTAACGCCAATATATTGCTCGGATGTAAGAAAATCAATCAAATCAGCTACATCCTTTGCTGCACGGTCTTTCATAATGCCATATGTAGTCAGCTTATCAAAACCTAATTCGAGCACCTTTTTATTAGATGAGCCGGTAAGAACTTGACTAATTATAGTTTTACCAAACCTTTCTCCCATTCGAATCATACAGGAAAGTACCATTTGTGCATCGCGTGTCACATCTACGCTAGTACGTGCATCAACACAATTGCTGCAACGTCCGCACGGCTTCGGGTCATTTTCTCCAAAGTATTGAAGAATAAAGCTCTGCAAGCATCCTTCTGTATAACAATAATCCTTCATCTGACGCAGCTTATGAAGCTCCTGTTTTTTCTGCTCTTTATGATGAGATTGTTCAATGAGATAGCGCTGTACTTGTATATCATGCGGTGAAAACAACAAAATGCACTCACTATCTAGACCGTCACGTCCGGCACGCCCCGCCTCCTGGTAGTAGCTCTCCATATTTTTAGGGAGTTGATAATGAAGAACACTCCGCACATTTGATTTGTCAATCCCCATTCCAAAGGCATTTGTTGCCACCATTACAGCAATATCATCTTGCAGAAACAAATCCTGTTGCCTTGCTCTTTCGCCATCGCTCATCCCAGCATGATAACGTCCCGCACGTATACCCTGCTTTTGTAAAAATTCATATACATGATCTACTTCTTTACGAGTAGCGGCGTAAATGATGCTTGCTTCATTTTTATTTGTTTCTATATATCTCTTCACATACGCTAAGCGATTTTGCCCCTTTACAATTTTAAAAGAGAGATTCATCCGAGCAAATCCAGTTACAATTGCACTCTCAGAAACGATGCCCAAAACCTCACAAATATCCTCTCGTACCTGCGGGGTTGCAGTTGCTGTCAGTGCTAAAACCGTCGGCTGTTTTGGAAATTGTGTTAACAAATGCTGGATTCGTAAATAACTAGGTCGAAAATCGTGCCCCCACTGTGAGATACAATGAGCTTCATCAACTGCGACCAGTGAAACGGGGAGCTCTTTTAATTGCTCTAGAAAAGCAGAAGATTCCAGTCGTTCCGGTGCAATATACAACATTTTATATATACCATGCTGTATATCATGCATACGCTCCCTTGTCTCCTTCATCGACAAGCTACTGTTTAAATATGTGGCAGAGATACCAACTTGTTCGAGAGCATCGACTTGATCTTTCATGAGAGAAATAAGCGGTGATATGACGAGGGTAATACCAGGGAGAACAAGCGCGGGAATTTGATAGCAAATGGACTTTCCCCCACCAGTTGGCATAATCCCAGCCGTGTTATAACCTGATAATACACGTGTAATGATTTCCTCTTGTCCGTTCCGAAACGATTCGTAACCAAAGTACTGTTGTAAATATTGTTTCGCTTTTGCAAGCAATAAATTCTCCCTCCTTTTTTCTTATTATAACATGATAAACAGCATGGAATCTCATATCTCCCTGCTTTTTCAAACACTGCTAGATGGATATCAATCTCATGATATAGCACTGATAAATGTTATTTGAATAGAACCTTTTATTTCCTTATCTCCATATTCCTTTTCAATTGCTTCAGGAAAGTTTTCGATAACTTGCACGCTCTCATCCAATAGTTTCAAACCATTTCCATTCAGCAACTCTAGTAATCTTCTTACACCTTTTATTTCTATTTCAAAATGAATTACAATAACTTTGTCAGAAAAGGTATTATGATTCGTTATCCAACCGGAAGATGTATGAATACAATGCACTGCATAGTCAATCATTTCATACCTATTTTCTCGTGTCGCTCCTCTAATTCTGATATTCTCCGGAATCACGTTATCACCTCACTAATATATACTATCCATTATACATCACGAAGAAATAACTGTGTGAAATCATACTAGCTTGCTTTCAGCTTGAGTCGATATAATTATATGCCTTATATTTATTACAACTTGCTTAGATTCTGTAGTGTTTGAATCCGTCCAATTTGGAAAACTTTCTTTTCGGCCACTAGTTTTTTTAGAGAGCTGCGAGATACTTCTTTTTTGTCCAAATTTTAGCATGTTATTTTCTAAAACACTGATTACGAATTGTGCTGCAAATTTGTGGTCTTTGTACCAATCACTTTACCTAAATGACATACTATAATACGTGCGGGAAGGTTATAAAAATTCTATTCATATTTTCTTGCTCTTTTGCTTATGGTAGATATTATACAAATTTGTGTTGAAAAGGGTGATGCTATGAACCATCTTTATTTTTTAGAGCGTGCATGTCAATTAGCTGAAGTTAATATTGGACAAGGTGGTGGTCCGTTTGGAGCCATCATTGTCAAAGATGATGTAATCATAGCTGAAGCTGGAAACAGTGTAACTAGAAATAATGACCCTACAGCTCATGCTGAAGTACAAGTAATTCGAAAAGCATGCGAAGTCCTAGGTCATTTTCAACTTACTGATTGTATATTGTACACCAGCTGTGAGCCTTGTCCTATGTGCTTTGGTGCGATTTATTGGGCAAGGCCAAAAGCGGTTTACTATGCATGCAACAAGATCGATGCGGCAAGCATTGGCTTTGATGATGCGTTCATCTATCAAGAGTTGGAAAAGCCATATCAGGAACGGAAAATCTATTTTCAACATCTCCATGTAGATGAAGGGCAGCGCGCATTTCAAGCATGGACCTGTAGCTCACACAAAATTCAGTATTGATGCCATGGAGATGGCATATTAATAGAGTAAATAAATGGTTGTCCCCCTCATTGTCAAACATGAGGGGGTGTTCTTTTATAGTAGATAAACAAAATAGAGCGCCTATATACGATTCACGAAAAGATTATGTGTATCCAATTATATAACAAGAATAAAGTCACTATCACCGACACTGGAATGACAATTAACGATACACTTAAGTAATCCTTCCATGTAACTTTGATGTTGTTTTGTCTTAAAATATGCATCCAAATTAAAGAAGCTAACGTTCCGATAGGTAGCAATAATGACCCTACATCGCTACCGATGATGCTCGCTAAATACATAGTCTTTAAAGTGACAGGGTCCAAATTCATTTCTGTTAATGTGATGGTTCCAATTAATAAAGCTGGATGGTTGTTGAAAAAGTTGGATAATATGGACACTAAGCCACCCATGATAAAGCTTGCTTCAAATAAACCTTGTTTAACGACTGGTTCACATATTTGTAAAAGAAATGCTGTCAATCCTGCATTGTGAAGGCCATAAATAAGTACATACATAGAAAAAGCGAAGATTAGGATATGCCAAGGTGTTTTCTTTAGTATATCAATCGGATTGGTGCGTAATTGATACCATCTCCATACAAGCAAAATCAGTGATCCCAACACCGCAACAACCTCAATCGGGATGGCCAGGAACGATGCAACAAAGAGTGAACAACGTATGATAAAAACAAATAGTAAGATTTTTATCATAAATTTTGTACGTTGACTTTTTGTCTCAACGGATACTTGCCCTTTTAAAGGATGAAAGTCCTTCGTAAAAAATATTTGTTCCACGTCATACACTGAATCTGGTAATTGTTTGGGTAGTTTTTTCTTTACTATTACATACATTAGCCAAGACATAAACACCAGACCCAATGATGAAGGTATAAACATCATCGCAGTATGCATATAAAGAGACATATTAACAATTTCCAATGCTATTAAGTTAACGATATTACTTACGCCAATAGGAGCACTTGACGCTGTAGCAATTAATGCACCAGTTAATAGGTAGGGAATTTGTTGGTGAGGCTTTAGCTGCAGATTTTTGAGAAGTAAGATTAAAATAGGAGTCGTAATAAGAATACTACCATCATTGTTAAATAACAGGGTCATCAAAAAACATAATAGTTGAATGTACCAATATAGTTTATAACCTGAACCTTTAGCTAGCTGTGCCAGTCGCGCAGCTGACCAATGAAAAAAACCGAAACTTTCTAGTATGACAGCCATGACGATTGTTGCAATAATGGTAATTGAGGCTCCGCCAATCTTATGGATAATATCCAAGATATCAGCATGCGATACAACACCTGCCAACAATACTATTCCCGCGCCAATTGCTGCCGGCCATGCTTCGTTAATCCCTTTCGGCCTCCAAAAAATTACTGCAGTCGTGATCAAGAATACGAACACTGAGATCATCATGTGAATATCCATTGTTGTATTGTTTCTTCCTTTCTAAATTTCCTAGCATTTACTTGTCCAATAACTAGTTATAGTTTATGTATATGCAAATCTACTCAAAAAAAAGCTAGGTACAAGTCCAATTCATTGAATATGTGCGTTTGTCCATTTAGGCACGTATACCATACGATAGCTGGATGAATAAAAGCCCTACTGTAATTAGCAGGGCTTTTGTACATTAAGGTAAATGCGCAGCTTTAATATGAGAGATTTTTAAAAATACGGTTTGACCGTTCGCTGTTACAAGCTCAATGACTGTATCGCTCACTTTTTTAACCAATCCTATTTTCATAGGATCTGCCCCCATATCAAACACTACAAGTTCTCCTTCCCACTTCTTTAACTGTTCTTCAAAGGAACGAAGAAATGAGAGCTGAGAGGGAATTACAGGAAATTTTTCATTACTCAAAGTATACGGGGGAGTTTTAAAGTTATATGGAATAAGCCATTTTAGATGGTGAAATGAAATCAATATCGTTTTATAGACGGGAGAGTAAAAGATAAAATAATCATTGCGAACACTGATAACGTATCCATGTAATGAGATATTACCTGTAACATAAACTTCAACAAAAAGTCCTTTTGCATTATTCAAAATTGTACGGTAGGAGATAGATTCTATCCCTTTAGCTAATGATATTTCGCTAGGACTGCTTAGACCTTCCTTTACTAGCGGACTCAGATTTATCCGATGAACATGTAATAGAGGAATATATATAAACCTCTGTCCATCAAACAGTACCAGAATATCTCTACCAACTTCAATAAGTACCCCTTGAAAAGAAGTGTTCCCTGATATTACAACATCAACTTGCTTTCCACATAACGATGCAACACTCAAAAAACTCCCTCCCGCTAGGAAAACAGCATAGTAGTACAGTATATGCTCAGATCTTTTGCTTTAGAAAATAAATCCACATCAACTTACAAATTCAGTTACAGTACAACGTTATATTCGTAAAGTGACGATATTAAAATGTAACATACTTTGTTCTTATAGGAATAAAAGCACGGGTTTCCCCGTGCTTTTATTACACCATCACTTTACAAATCTTATTCGTAAACTCTATTGGGTCTTCAATCGGTAAGCCTTCAATAAGTAATGCCTGATGATATAGTAAGCTCGTATATAATTGTAGCTTTTCTTTATCCTGTGTAAATGCATCTTGTAGCGATTGGAATACTTCGTGATTCACGTTGATTTCCAAAACCTTCTCTGCTTGAACGTTTTCGTTATGCGGCATTGCTTTTAAGATTTTTTCCATCTCAATTGTAACTTCTCCTTCTGTAGAGAAGCAGACTGGATGTGTTTTTAAACGCTTTGATGCCCGAACGTCTTTGACCTTGCCGGCAAGCAATTCTTTCATAGAGTCAAACAGCGCTTTTTGCTCTTCTGTTACGTCTTCGTTTTGCTCATTTGTTTCAATTCCTAAATCGCCACTAGAAACAGATTTGAATTCCTTCTCTTTATACGTCATGAGCATTTTAATCGCAAATTCGTCCACTTCATCTGTAAAGTACAAAATTTCATACCCGGCTTCTGCAACAGCTTCCGTTTGTGGCATTTTCTCAATACGTTCATTGCTTTCACCAGATGCATAGTAGATGTATTTTTGACTTTCTGGCATACGCGATACATATTCGTCAAGGGTAACCATCTTTTTCTCTTTAGAAGAATAGAACAATAATAGATCCTGTAAGGTGTCTTTGTTAGCACCGAAATCACTGTATACGCCATACTTCAATTGACGACCAAACGATTTGTAGAATGTTTCATACTTCTCTCTATCGTCACGGAGTAATGTCTGAAGTTGTGTTTTAATTTTGCTTTTGATATTTTTTGCGATGAGCTTCAATTGACGATCATGCTGTAGAATCTCCCTTGAAATATTCAACGATAAATCTTCAGAATCAACCATACCTTTTACGAAACTAAAGTAGTCTGGAAGCAAGTCTGAGCATTTCTCCATAATTAAAACGCCACTAGAATACAATTCAAGACCTTTTTCAAACTCTTTTGTGTAATAGTCAAACGGCATTTGTTCTGGAATAAACAAAATTGCATTGTAGCGAACTGCACCATCTACGCTGATATGGACGTGCTTTAGTGGTTTATCAAAGCCATAACGCTTTTCTGCATAAAAGTTCTCGTAATCTTCTGTTGTGAGCTCGCTTTTGTTTTTGCGCCAAATTGGTACCATGCTGTTGATGGTTTTCTCTTCTTGTACACTTTCAAATTCACCTTCGCTACCCTCTTTTGGCTTTGTTTCACTAACATCCATCTTAATTGGATAACGGATAAAATCAGAGTATTTCTTAATGATGGCACGCAGGCGATATTCTTCTAGATACTCATCATATGTTTCTTCTTCCATATTTTCTTTGATTTTTAAAATGATTTCTGTACCTCTAGTTTCTTTTTCGCATGGTTCAATTGTATAACCGTCTGCTCCCTCTGACTCCCACTTGTATGCTTGATCGCTGTCAAATGCTTTTGTAATCACTGTCACCACATCTGCGACCATAAAGGCTGAATAGAAGCCAACGCCGAATTGACCGATGATATCATGACCATCTTTGCTTTCATTTTCTGTTTTGAAGGCAAGAGAACCGCTTTTCGCTATGATACCAAGGTTCGTTTCCAGTTCTTCCTTTGTCATTCCGATCCCTGTATCCGTAATAGTAAGTGTACGGTCTTCTTTGTTTGGTGTTACTTTTATGTAGTATTGACTTTGGTCGAATGTGATGCTTTCATCTGTTAAAGCTTTATAGTACATTTTATCGATGGCATCGCTTGCGTTGGAAATCAACTCGCGCAGGAAAATCTCTTTTTGAGAATAAATGGAGTTAATCATCATTTCTAATAAGCGTTTAGATTCAGCTTGAAATTGCTTTTTTTCCATGATACAGTCCCCTTTCTATTTATAGTGTTAGCACTCTGTTTTTTAAAGTGCTAACACTTATTTTATTACCATAGGAACTATAATCTGTCAAATGTTTAATTACAATTCAGGGAATTCAATCGCATGCACTACATCATACAAACTAAGATCAATGTCCACTGGTTGATGTAAAGCAATCTTGGCGAGCTGCCAGCCGAGATAAGGGCCCATTGTTAAACCAGAAGCACCTAACCCATTTGCAATTAATAATCCGTTGTAGCCTGGCATACGTCCGATTACAGGTAAAAATCCAGGTGTGAACGGTCTGAAGCCGACCTTAACTTCAGTAAGTGTTGCATTAGAAAGTCCCGGTGCAACCGCAACTGCTTTACCAATTACTTCATTCACACCACCTACCGTGACACGCAAATCCCAGTTGGGATGATCCTCATGGGTAGCACCCGCCACTATTTGTCCATTCTCAAAAGCCAGTAAATATTGATTATTTGGTGGCATCACAACAGGCCATTCTCCTGTGCTAGTCTCTTCTAACTGAAGATGTGCAATTTGCGCTTTTTGGTGCGAAACAAGAAAATTTACTCCAAGGGGGGCCAATACTTCGTTTGCCCAGGCACCTGCCGTTACCAACACCTCGTCAGCATCAAGCGTTTCTTCTCCTACCTTGACGCCCCTTATATGTTGTTTATCATAAAGCAATGTTGCGCTGCCGTACAGGACGGAAGCACCTGCTTTTTGAGCAGCCCTTATTAGTGCATCTCTTAAAGCACGTCCATTCACACGTGCGCCGCCGCTTACGTGAACAGCAGCATATTCGGGTGCCAATACTGAAAACTTCGCGCCTGTTTCTTCGGACGACAGCCTTGTAACCCTTCCTATCTCCGGTGCGTCTTCTAAACGTTTACGAGCACGCTCTTCTATCTTTTCTAATTTATCTGCATCTGTGTGTAAACTGAGTGCACCGACCTTTTTATAGCTTGTATCCATCTCACCCCAATGTGCAAGCTCTTGTATAAGCGGTTCGTAATAAGCAGCTCCCTTTTTAACAAGTTGATACCAAGCTTGATTACGACGCTGTGACAACCAAGGACAAATGATGCCAGCTGCAACTGCAGTTGCTTGTCCGGGGTCTTGTCGGTCAATTAATATGACAGAGACGCCTTCTTTTGCAAGATGATAAGCGGCGGAAGCGCCTAAAATACCGCCGCCAATCACAATATAATTTTTCATGGCAAACACCTTTTTCATATGAATTCTTTCTATATATATATATATATTGTACTTCATCTCGCAAGATAAAATCATCTCTTGTTTGATACGATTAGTTGTATAAAACACCATCTTTAATTGTCACAATGCGATCACATACATCTAACACCCGTTCATCATGCGTGACCATCACAGCCGCTTTTCCTCTTGTTTTGACTTCTTGTGCCAACATCTCGACGATTTCTCGCCCTCGTTTTGAATCCAAACTTGCGGTTGGTTCGTCTGCTAAAATAATAGCCGGATCGTTCATAAAAGCACGAGCGATAGCCACACGTTGTCGTTCTCCTCCTGACAAGTGTTCGGGGTAATGTCGTATACGGTGTGCAAGCCCTAAACGTTCTAATAAAATCTTTGCTTTTTCCTCCTCTTGTTTCCCCATGTTTTTTGCCAGTCTCGGTACTAGCAATAATTGATCCAATATATGCAGATACGGAACTAGATTCGCTGCTTGAAATACAAAACCAATATCGTGAATACGAACA belongs to Ectobacillus sp. JY-23 and includes:
- the recQ gene encoding DNA helicase RecQ, encoding MLAKAKQYLQQYFGYESFRNGQEEIITRVLSGYNTAGIMPTGGGKSICYQIPALVLPGITLVISPLISLMKDQVDALEQVGISATYLNSSLSMKETRERMHDIQHGIYKMLYIAPERLESSAFLEQLKELPVSLVAVDEAHCISQWGHDFRPSYLRIQHLLTQFPKQPTVLALTATATPQVREDICEVLGIVSESAIVTGFARMNLSFKIVKGQNRLAYVKRYIETNKNEASIIYAATRKEVDHVYEFLQKQGIRAGRYHAGMSDGERARQQDLFLQDDIAVMVATNAFGMGIDKSNVRSVLHYQLPKNMESYYQEAGRAGRDGLDSECILLFSPHDIQVQRYLIEQSHHKEQKKQELHKLRQMKDYCYTEGCLQSFILQYFGENDPKPCGRCSNCVDARTSVDVTRDAQMVLSCMIRMGERFGKTIISQVLTGSSNKKVLELGFDKLTTYGIMKDRAAKDVADLIDFLTSEQYIGVTDGQYPVLFVSNEGKEVLLGKTQVLRKEQVRIVQVSTDDALFEMLRGLRKEIADEEGVPPFVIFSDQTLRDMAAKLPQTTEEILSVKGVGQQKQERYGKRFIAIIDRYVTENGVMPSSQRVVTKEKKEASHLVSYALYKQGYTLRDIAQERNLSLLTIENHILQCAEEGKEVQWEHFLSQEQEATIRKVIIELGGEKLKPLKEALPEDVSYFAIKTVLVKMRLNQ
- a CDS encoding nucleoside deaminase codes for the protein MNHLYFLERACQLAEVNIGQGGGPFGAIIVKDDVIIAEAGNSVTRNNDPTAHAEVQVIRKACEVLGHFQLTDCILYTSCEPCPMCFGAIYWARPKAVYYACNKIDAASIGFDDAFIYQELEKPYQERKIYFQHLHVDEGQRAFQAWTCSSHKIQY
- a CDS encoding arsenic transporter — encoded protein: MDIHMMISVFVFLITTAVIFWRPKGINEAWPAAIGAGIVLLAGVVSHADILDIIHKIGGASITIIATIVMAVILESFGFFHWSAARLAQLAKGSGYKLYWYIQLLCFLMTLLFNNDGSILITTPILILLLKNLQLKPHQQIPYLLTGALIATASSAPIGVSNIVNLIALEIVNMSLYMHTAMMFIPSSLGLVFMSWLMYVIVKKKLPKQLPDSVYDVEQIFFTKDFHPLKGQVSVETKSQRTKFMIKILLFVFIIRCSLFVASFLAIPIEVVAVLGSLILLVWRWYQLRTNPIDILKKTPWHILIFAFSMYVLIYGLHNAGLTAFLLQICEPVVKQGLFEASFIMGGLVSILSNFFNNHPALLIGTITLTEMNLDPVTLKTMYLASIIGSDVGSLLLPIGTLASLIWMHILRQNNIKVTWKDYLSVSLIVIPVSVIVTLFLLYNWIHIIFS
- a CDS encoding DUF2642 domain-containing protein gives rise to the protein MSVASLCGKQVDVVISGNTSFQGVLIEVGRDILVLFDGQRFIYIPLLHVHRINLSPLVKEGLSSPSEISLAKGIESISYRTILNNAKGLFVEVYVTGNISLHGYVISVRNDYFIFYSPVYKTILISFHHLKWLIPYNFKTPPYTLSNEKFPVIPSQLSFLRSFEEQLKKWEGELVVFDMGADPMKIGLVKKVSDTVIELVTANGQTVFLKISHIKAAHLP
- the htpG gene encoding molecular chaperone HtpG — its product is MEKKQFQAESKRLLEMMINSIYSQKEIFLRELISNASDAIDKMYYKALTDESITFDQSQYYIKVTPNKEDRTLTITDTGIGMTKEELETNLGIIAKSGSLAFKTENESKDGHDIIGQFGVGFYSAFMVADVVTVITKAFDSDQAYKWESEGADGYTIEPCEKETRGTEIILKIKENMEEETYDEYLEEYRLRAIIKKYSDFIRYPIKMDVSETKPKEGSEGEFESVQEEKTINSMVPIWRKNKSELTTEDYENFYAEKRYGFDKPLKHVHISVDGAVRYNAILFIPEQMPFDYYTKEFEKGLELYSSGVLIMEKCSDLLPDYFSFVKGMVDSEDLSLNISREILQHDRQLKLIAKNIKSKIKTQLQTLLRDDREKYETFYKSFGRQLKYGVYSDFGANKDTLQDLLLFYSSKEKKMVTLDEYVSRMPESQKYIYYASGESNERIEKMPQTEAVAEAGYEILYFTDEVDEFAIKMLMTYKEKEFKSVSSGDLGIETNEQNEDVTEEQKALFDSMKELLAGKVKDVRASKRLKTHPVCFSTEGEVTIEMEKILKAMPHNENVQAEKVLEINVNHEVFQSLQDAFTQDKEKLQLYTSLLYHQALLIEGLPIEDPIEFTNKICKVMV
- a CDS encoding FAD-binding oxidoreductase — protein: MKNYIVIGGGILGASAAYHLAKEGVSVILIDRQDPGQATAVAAGIICPWLSQRRNQAWYQLVKKGAAYYEPLIQELAHWGEMDTSYKKVGALSLHTDADKLEKIEERARKRLEDAPEIGRVTRLSSEETGAKFSVLAPEYAAVHVSGGARVNGRALRDALIRAAQKAGASVLYGSATLLYDKQHIRGVKVGEETLDADEVLVTAGAWANEVLAPLGVNFLVSHQKAQIAHLQLEETSTGEWPVVMPPNNQYLLAFENGQIVAGATHEDHPNWDLRVTVGGVNEVIGKAVAVAPGLSNATLTEVKVGFRPFTPGFLPVIGRMPGYNGLLIANGLGASGLTMGPYLGWQLAKIALHQPVDIDLSLYDVVHAIEFPEL
- a CDS encoding ABC transporter ATP-binding protein, translating into MTDKLVLENISKVYGEGETAVTALHEVSLRVKQGEFVAVMGPSGSGKSTFLSIAGALLTPSGGTIAINGHDITHLSSNELHDVRIHDIGFVFQAANLVPYLHILDQLLLVPRLAKNMGKQEEEKAKILLERLGLAHRIRHYPEHLSGGERQRVAIARAFMNDPAIILADEPTASLDSKRGREIVEMLAQEVKTRGKAAVMVTHDERVLDVCDRIVTIKDGVLYN